A region from the bacterium genome encodes:
- a CDS encoding NAD(P)-dependent oxidoreductase: MKIGFIGLGIMGEPMALNLLKVGFSLTVYNRTPRRMEKLLAAGASGAASPREVAAASEVVITIVTDSPDVEEVVLGGNGILRGLHPGGVVIDMSTISPAVTRKLAAEIEAKGGEMLDAPVSGGDIGAIAGTLAIMVGGKKEVFERCLPVFQAMGKSVTWVGGHGMGQTVKLCNQILGAVTNLAVCEAVEFARKAGVDPLVMIDAVKGGAAGSWQLTNLGPRMTAGNFAPGFMIDLQQKDLRLALEAAREMQLPAPALALVHQLFTGCQAHGEGREGTQALVKSLRRLGGNA, encoded by the coding sequence ATGAAGATCGGGTTCATTGGACTGGGCATCATGGGTGAGCCCATGGCCCTCAACCTGCTCAAAGTGGGCTTTTCGCTGACGGTTTACAATCGCACGCCCCGGCGGATGGAGAAACTGCTGGCGGCAGGCGCATCGGGCGCCGCTTCGCCGCGCGAGGTGGCTGCTGCGAGCGAGGTGGTGATCACAATCGTCACCGATTCTCCCGATGTCGAGGAGGTGGTGTTGGGCGGGAACGGGATCCTGAGAGGCCTCCATCCTGGCGGGGTGGTGATCGATATGAGCACCATCTCTCCGGCGGTGACCCGCAAACTGGCGGCCGAGATTGAAGCGAAGGGCGGCGAGATGCTCGATGCCCCGGTGAGTGGCGGCGATATCGGCGCCATCGCCGGAACCCTGGCCATCATGGTCGGCGGGAAAAAGGAGGTCTTTGAGCGTTGCCTTCCGGTTTTCCAGGCGATGGGCAAAAGCGTCACCTGGGTTGGCGGACACGGCATGGGCCAGACCGTCAAACTCTGCAACCAGATCCTCGGCGCGGTAACCAACCTTGCCGTCTGCGAGGCGGTCGAGTTCGCCCGCAAGGCGGGGGTGGATCCCCTGGTGATGATCGATGCGGTCAAGGGCGGCGCGGCGGGATCCTGGCAGCTGACCAATCTGGGCCCCAGGATGACGGCGGGCAATTTTGCTCCGGGATTTATGATCGATTTACAGCAGAAGGATTTGCGGCTGGCCCTCGAGGCAGCGCGCGAAATGCAGCTTCCGGCGCCGGCGCTGGCCCTGGTACACCAGCTCTTCACTGGCTGCCAGGCGCACGGTGAGGGCCGGGAAGGCACCCAAGCCCTGGTCAAATCACTGCGACGGCTCGGCGGTAACGCCTAA
- a CDS encoding nuclear transport factor 2 family protein, translating into MHKGMAALLLLTLMTGCTGNQDPEIKKGVRDFHAAFDAKNIAALRALCTRDMYWYTLNGKTLNASQIGDYFNPMFERWEQIKTELGDAEIRCEGNLAVARYQGTVAITSNGKPSKVQGFYTTILVRQEGRWKIWQHHMTSAY; encoded by the coding sequence ATGCATAAAGGAATGGCGGCTCTACTGCTGCTGACCCTGATGACCGGCTGCACCGGCAATCAGGATCCTGAAATTAAAAAGGGCGTGAGGGACTTCCATGCGGCCTTCGACGCCAAAAACATCGCCGCCCTGCGCGCCCTGTGCACCAGGGATATGTACTGGTATACCCTCAACGGCAAGACCCTCAACGCCAGCCAGATCGGTGATTATTTCAATCCCATGTTTGAGCGTTGGGAGCAGATCAAGACCGAACTGGGCGACGCAGAGATCCGCTGCGAGGGGAACCTGGCGGTGGCACGCTACCAGGGTACGGTCGCGATCACCAGCAACGGCAAACCCTCGAAGGTGCAAGGTTTTTATACGACGATCCTGGTCAGACAGGAGGGGCGCTGGAAAATCTGGCAGCATCACATGACCTCGGCCTATTGA
- a CDS encoding glycosyltransferase family A protein: protein MTLPSPVPQKTISVILTTRDRAALVLEAVHSVLQQSRPADEILVVDDGSEDETQQLLEPLGERILRIRHPQPLGVSAARNRGIAAASGRWLAFLDSDDLWKRVKLERQLAALRENPGMRICYTDEEWRRDGRWMNPGARHRKRSGWIYRECLPLCIISPSSVILERSVLEEIGLFDENLPACEDYDLWLRITSQNPVLFLAEKLIIKRAGPWPQLSRQHSLDRYRIIALQKMVTSGHLAAEDKAATLAALAEKCRIYALGCRKHGRDEEAGWAERMALTAGEPLKSEEE, encoded by the coding sequence ATGACGCTTCCATCACCGGTGCCGCAGAAGACGATCTCCGTCATCCTGACCACCCGCGACCGCGCCGCCCTGGTTCTGGAAGCCGTGCACTCCGTGCTGCAGCAAAGCCGGCCGGCCGATGAGATTCTCGTCGTCGATGACGGCTCGGAGGACGAAACCCAGCAGCTCCTGGAGCCGCTGGGGGAAAGGATCCTGCGCATCCGCCATCCGCAGCCGCTGGGAGTATCTGCCGCACGTAACCGCGGTATCGCCGCTGCTTCAGGCCGCTGGCTCGCTTTCCTCGACTCGGACGATCTCTGGAAGCGCGTTAAACTCGAGCGCCAGCTGGCCGCTCTGCGGGAGAATCCCGGGATGAGGATCTGCTACACCGACGAGGAGTGGCGGCGCGATGGCCGGTGGATGAATCCGGGAGCACGCCATCGCAAGCGCTCCGGATGGATTTATCGTGAATGCCTGCCGCTGTGCATCATCAGTCCCTCCTCGGTGATCCTGGAGCGCAGTGTGCTGGAGGAGATCGGCCTCTTCGATGAAAACCTGCCCGCTTGTGAGGACTATGATCTCTGGTTGCGGATAACCAGCCAGAATCCCGTGCTCTTCTTGGCGGAGAAATTGATCATCAAACGCGCGGGGCCCTGGCCGCAGTTATCGCGCCAACACAGCCTGGATCGCTACCGGATCATCGCACTGCAAAAAATGGTGACATCCGGCCATTTGGCAGCGGAGGATAAGGCCGCCACCCTGGCTGCACTCGCGGAAAAATGCCGTATTTATGCCCTCGGCTGCCGTAAGCATGGCCGAGACGAGGAAGCCGGTTGGGCCGAGCGGATGGCGCTTACCGCCGGAGAACCATTGAAGAGCGAAGAGGAATAG
- a CDS encoding rhomboid family intramembrane serine protease, with amino-acid sequence MSSETRAGARLCPNCRRLISVNAKECIHCGWKNYGLSGLSAGFDKVIRSLGGLIPVLIGFNVLLYLISLLLDLSSVFSVRGFFSLLSPSGSALYRLGMTGAVPLAQGQWWTLFTAIYLHGGILHIFFNMIWLRNIGYAVEDFFGLSRAFIIFTVAGVAGFLASDLLQVPFTVGASGSIFGLLGALIFYGRHRGGTFGEALMRQVGSWALMAFVFGFIFPGVNNWAHAGGFAGGYLCAQLLKYQEIAPERTAHRIAALALGLITLAGFVLSLIPLV; translated from the coding sequence ATGTCTTCTGAAACCAGAGCCGGAGCCCGGCTTTGCCCCAATTGCCGCCGCCTGATCTCCGTCAACGCCAAGGAGTGCATCCACTGCGGCTGGAAAAACTATGGCCTTTCCGGACTGAGCGCCGGATTCGACAAGGTCATCCGCAGCCTTGGCGGTTTGATCCCCGTCCTGATCGGCTTTAATGTCCTGCTTTATCTGATCAGCCTGCTGTTGGACCTCTCATCGGTATTCTCCGTCCGCGGCTTTTTCAGCCTGCTTTCACCAAGCGGGAGCGCGCTGTACCGCCTGGGGATGACAGGTGCGGTTCCGCTCGCCCAGGGGCAGTGGTGGACACTGTTCACCGCCATCTATCTCCATGGCGGGATTCTACATATCTTTTTCAACATGATCTGGCTGCGGAACATCGGCTACGCAGTCGAGGATTTTTTCGGTCTCTCTCGCGCTTTTATTATTTTCACCGTGGCCGGGGTGGCCGGCTTTCTCGCCTCGGATCTGCTCCAGGTGCCCTTTACCGTCGGCGCCTCCGGGTCGATTTTCGGGCTGCTTGGGGCGCTGATCTTTTACGGCCGTCATCGCGGCGGCACGTTTGGCGAGGCCCTGATGCGCCAGGTAGGCAGTTGGGCGCTCATGGCGTTTGTTTTCGGCTTTATCTTTCCCGGTGTCAATAACTGGGCTCATGCGGGCGGCTTCGCTGGAGGGTATCTCTGCGCCCAACTGCTGAAATACCAGGAGATCGCCCCCGAGCGCACCGCCCATCGTATTGCTGCCCTGGCGCTCGGCCTCATCACTCTGGCCGGATTTGTCCTATCATTAATCCCGTTGGTTTGA